A portion of the Rhodococcus pseudokoreensis genome contains these proteins:
- the lpdA gene encoding dihydrolipoyl dehydrogenase yields MTSHYDVVVLGAGPGGYVAAIRAAQLGLSTAIIEQKYWGGVCLNVGCIPSKALLRNAELAHLFTKEAKLFGISGEASFDFGAAFDRSRKVAEGRVKGIHFLMKKNKIPEYDGKGTFTDANTIEVALTKGGTETITFDNAIIATGSTTKLLPGTELSKNVVTYEEQIMTRDLPGSILIVGAGAIGMEFGYVLKNYGVDVTIVEFLDRALPNEDADVSKEIEKQYKKLGVKVITGAAVQSIDDDGSKVTVSIKNNKSGETESVVVDKVMQSVGFAPRVEGFGLETTGVQLTDRGAIGITDTMQTSVPHIYAIGDVTMKLQLAHVAEAQAVVAAETIAGAETLPIDDYRMMPRATFCQPQVASFGLTEQQAKDEGYDVKVATFPFAANGKAHGLGDATGFVKLIADTKYGELIGGHLIGPDVSELLPELTLAQKWDLTVNELARNVHTHPTLSEALQEAIHGLAGHMINF; encoded by the coding sequence GTGACCTCACACTATGACGTCGTTGTCCTCGGAGCCGGTCCCGGTGGGTACGTCGCTGCTATCCGCGCGGCACAACTCGGACTGAGCACTGCCATCATCGAGCAGAAGTACTGGGGCGGTGTGTGCCTGAACGTGGGCTGCATCCCCTCGAAGGCTCTTCTCCGCAATGCCGAACTTGCGCATCTCTTCACAAAAGAGGCCAAGTTGTTCGGTATCTCGGGTGAGGCGTCCTTCGACTTCGGCGCAGCGTTCGACCGCAGCCGCAAGGTTGCCGAGGGCCGCGTCAAGGGCATCCACTTCCTGATGAAGAAGAACAAGATCCCCGAGTACGACGGCAAGGGCACGTTCACCGACGCCAACACCATCGAGGTCGCGCTCACCAAGGGCGGCACCGAGACGATCACGTTCGACAACGCGATCATCGCCACCGGCAGCACCACCAAGCTGCTGCCCGGCACCGAGCTCAGCAAGAACGTCGTCACCTACGAAGAGCAGATCATGACCCGGGACCTGCCCGGATCGATCCTCATCGTCGGCGCCGGCGCGATCGGCATGGAGTTCGGGTACGTCCTGAAGAACTACGGAGTCGACGTCACCATCGTCGAGTTCCTCGACCGCGCGCTGCCCAACGAGGACGCGGACGTCTCCAAGGAAATCGAGAAGCAGTACAAGAAGCTCGGCGTCAAGGTCATCACCGGCGCCGCCGTGCAGAGCATCGACGACGACGGCTCCAAGGTCACCGTCTCGATCAAGAACAACAAGTCCGGCGAGACCGAGTCGGTCGTCGTCGACAAGGTGATGCAGTCCGTCGGGTTCGCACCCCGCGTCGAGGGCTTCGGCCTCGAGACGACCGGCGTGCAGCTCACCGACCGCGGCGCCATCGGCATCACCGACACCATGCAGACGTCGGTGCCGCACATCTACGCCATCGGTGACGTCACGATGAAGCTGCAGCTGGCGCACGTCGCCGAGGCGCAGGCCGTGGTGGCCGCCGAGACGATCGCCGGCGCCGAGACGCTGCCGATCGACGACTACCGGATGATGCCGCGCGCGACGTTCTGCCAGCCGCAGGTCGCCAGCTTCGGTCTGACCGAGCAGCAGGCCAAGGACGAGGGCTACGACGTCAAGGTCGCGACGTTCCCGTTCGCCGCCAACGGTAAGGCGCACGGCCTCGGGGATGCCACCGGCTTCGTCAAGCTGATCGCCGACACGAAGTACGGCGAGCTGATCGGTGGCCACCTCATCGGCCCCGACGTCTCCGAGCTGCTGCCCGAGCTGACCCTCGCGCAGAAGTGGGACCTCACGGTCAACGAGCTGGCCCGCAACGTGCACACGCACCCGACGCTCAGCGAAGCCCTGCAGGAGGCCATCCACGGTCTCGCCGGGCACATGATCAACTTCTGA
- a CDS encoding winged helix-turn-helix transcriptional regulator, producing the protein MSEPAHPAQESEDRTLEADVFARNCASRETLQTVTGRWGVLALAALSEGNYRFSALRRRVDGVSERMLSQTLQALERDGLVVRDVLEAIPPKVEYSLTPLGAEVGSRLIELIELVESRVPDVLAAQEKYDASRGVS; encoded by the coding sequence ATGTCCGAACCCGCGCACCCAGCACAGGAAAGTGAAGACCGCACCCTCGAAGCGGACGTCTTCGCTCGCAACTGCGCGTCGCGCGAGACCCTGCAGACCGTCACCGGCCGCTGGGGTGTGCTCGCGCTCGCGGCTCTGTCCGAGGGCAACTACCGATTCAGCGCACTCCGCCGACGCGTCGACGGCGTCAGCGAACGCATGCTGTCACAGACACTGCAGGCACTCGAACGGGACGGCCTCGTCGTCCGGGACGTGCTCGAGGCCATCCCGCCGAAGGTCGAATACAGCCTCACGCCGCTCGGCGCCGAGGTCGGTTCACGCCTGATCGAACTGATCGAACTGGTCGAGTCGCGCGTACCCGACGTTCTGGCGGCGCAAGAGAAGTACGACGCCAGTCGCGGCGTCAGCTGA
- a CDS encoding DUF5709 domain-containing protein, with translation MTMPDSTPEGSEGEYSLDEEDQLQPEDTLVDRGVDDVLDEGYSPPEKPLGLDAFGTTAAEQREGETLDQRLAEEEPDPAFEEDENAEILDDNEVGRQRSGRLLAEDEGVGEDEEKDLVAFDIGIDGGAASAEEAAVHIVDEESDLDELS, from the coding sequence ATGACCATGCCGGACAGCACGCCAGAAGGATCCGAGGGCGAGTACAGCCTGGACGAAGAGGACCAGCTGCAGCCGGAGGACACATTGGTCGACCGAGGTGTGGACGACGTTCTCGACGAAGGGTATTCGCCTCCGGAGAAGCCGCTCGGGCTCGACGCGTTCGGAACGACGGCCGCCGAGCAGCGTGAAGGGGAGACCCTCGACCAGCGGCTCGCCGAGGAGGAACCGGATCCGGCGTTCGAGGAGGACGAGAACGCGGAGATCCTCGACGACAACGAGGTCGGACGGCAGCGTTCGGGCCGGCTTCTCGCCGAGGACGAGGGTGTGGGGGAGGACGAGGAGAAGGATCTCGTTGCCTTCGACATCGGAATCGACGGGGGAGCGGCGTCGGCAGAGGAGGCCGCGGTCCACATCGTCGACGAAGAGTCCGATCTCGACGAACTCAGCTGA